In Methanosarcina barkeri MS, a single window of DNA contains:
- a CDS encoding alpha-amylase family glycosyl hydrolase: MENLSNELELLPLHKLGAWKDEQTSGKINFGLFLPGVSEKGKYELFVRVIHEKDQFLQDIPPIDFEMEHSIDPAYGDYWSATINIEAKAKLKSFSAWGTPGKYAYRYCLKTPKNPELIDWIIDPFAREFGVGKLSAFTLGYEHYTWDKNELEWKTPFINDIVLYELMINEFADDIKGTIDHLDYLTDLGINCIELMPLSNVEKRVDWGFAPIGYFGVDERFGNRKEMQELIDKAHQKDIAVIVDSVYAHTSHLFPYYYVYNELGYPQDKNPFMGPFAENAFGISTDFNQKFTRDFFLTVNNHWLDRYHVDGFRYDYVPGYWLEDSENGYTKLVQDTYQLVKAKKGSSDHWQRFFEGESVNLIQCAEQLQKPVEILNKTYSNCAWQNRTLDAARGIYGNCAKLTELGFLFGLSGYPTEVQNNGDKITKTALQYMENHDHSRFLCNFGTIAGDNELLKEGDRALWYKVQPYLIGMFTAKGIPMLWQGQEFGENYWLPQEGWGRVLLYRPVRWEYFYTSEGRSLANLVRKLVKLRRNNFQFTRGEHYFYNDYTLYQSRNIMMFSRTYEGVFSLVALNFGAQDQVVNFKFPSDGNYREELHGQDNLKGISAGKNIQLNIPSNYGKIWTLAV, from the coding sequence GTGGAAAACTTGTCAAATGAACTTGAACTTCTGCCGCTCCATAAGCTTGGGGCATGGAAAGATGAACAGACTTCCGGGAAAATAAATTTTGGGCTTTTTTTACCAGGTGTTTCGGAAAAGGGAAAATATGAACTCTTTGTGAGGGTTATTCATGAAAAGGATCAGTTCCTTCAGGATATACCTCCAATAGACTTTGAAATGGAACATTCAATAGACCCAGCTTACGGGGATTACTGGTCTGCAACGATAAATATTGAAGCTAAAGCTAAGCTAAAGTCCTTTTCTGCATGGGGAACTCCTGGAAAATATGCCTATCGATATTGTCTTAAAACTCCAAAAAATCCAGAGCTTATTGACTGGATTATCGACCCCTTTGCCAGGGAATTTGGGGTTGGGAAATTATCTGCTTTCACTCTCGGGTACGAACACTATACGTGGGACAAAAATGAACTGGAATGGAAAACCCCTTTCATAAATGATATTGTCCTCTATGAACTCATGATCAACGAGTTTGCGGATGATATCAAAGGGACGATTGACCATCTGGATTACCTCACAGACCTCGGAATAAATTGTATAGAACTGATGCCTCTTTCAAACGTTGAGAAAAGGGTAGACTGGGGATTTGCACCGATTGGGTATTTCGGGGTGGATGAGCGTTTCGGAAATCGCAAAGAGATGCAAGAATTAATCGATAAAGCTCACCAAAAAGATATCGCAGTCATAGTAGATTCGGTTTATGCACATACAAGCCATCTTTTTCCGTATTACTATGTTTACAACGAACTTGGATACCCTCAGGATAAAAATCCCTTCATGGGTCCTTTCGCTGAAAACGCTTTTGGAATAAGTACAGACTTTAATCAGAAATTTACCAGGGATTTCTTTTTAACAGTCAATAATCACTGGCTTGACCGTTATCATGTAGATGGTTTTAGATACGACTACGTGCCCGGGTACTGGCTGGAGGATTCGGAAAATGGCTACACGAAACTTGTACAGGATACATACCAGCTGGTTAAGGCAAAAAAAGGCTCTTCCGATCACTGGCAGCGATTTTTTGAAGGAGAATCTGTAAACCTAATCCAGTGTGCTGAGCAGCTTCAAAAACCCGTAGAAATCCTGAATAAAACCTACAGTAACTGTGCCTGGCAAAATAGAACCCTGGATGCGGCCAGAGGGATATATGGAAATTGTGCCAAATTAACTGAGCTTGGTTTCCTCTTCGGGCTCTCAGGTTATCCGACAGAAGTTCAGAACAATGGCGATAAGATTACAAAAACTGCTCTACAATATATGGAAAACCATGATCATTCCCGGTTTCTCTGTAATTTTGGAACAATAGCCGGTGATAATGAACTTTTGAAGGAAGGCGATCGTGCCCTCTGGTATAAGGTACAGCCTTATCTGATAGGCATGTTTACAGCAAAGGGCATTCCAATGTTATGGCAGGGACAGGAGTTTGGGGAAAATTACTGGCTTCCTCAAGAAGGGTGGGGAAGAGTACTTTTGTACAGACCTGTGCGCTGGGAATATTTTTATACTTCTGAAGGCCGATCCCTGGCCAATCTTGTCAGGAAACTGGTTAAACTTCGCAGGAATAACTTTCAGTTTACAAGAGGAGAGCATTACTTCTACAATGATTATACCTTATATCAGTCCCGAAATATCATGATGTTTTCCCGGACTTACGAAGGGGTTTTCAGCCTAGTTGCGTTGAACTTCGGAGCCCAGGATCAGGTAGTTAATTTCAAGTTTCCATCTGATGGTAATTACCGGGAAGAACTTCATGGTCAGGATAATTTAAAGGGAATTTCTGCGGGAAAGAACATCCAGCTTAACATTCCCAGCAACTATGGAAAAATCTGGACATTGGCAGTTTGA
- the rnz gene encoding ribonuclease Z, protein MLRITFLGTGGSLPTRNRNPSAVMVNREGELILFDCGEGTQQQMMRAKTGMMNLSSIFVSHFHADHFLGIPGLIQTMSFMGRKEPLLIYGPEGTREFTELFKALGYFNLKYEVQGVQLKPGDVVEREKYVIRALKTEHSISSLGYALIENPRPGRFNREKAIELGIPPGPLFSKLQKGKTVEVNGKLIKPEDVMGTLRPGRTIVYSGDTRPCEPILEASRDADVLIHDGSFADEMADWAEESKHSTAGEVAALAKEAGVRRLILTHISSRYTDDAEPLLIDSKKVFENVIIAEDLMEIEVPYR, encoded by the coding sequence ATGCTTCGTATAACTTTTCTTGGTACTGGAGGTTCTCTTCCAACCCGTAATAGAAACCCATCGGCAGTAATGGTTAATAGGGAAGGAGAGCTTATCCTGTTCGACTGCGGAGAAGGAACCCAGCAGCAGATGATGAGGGCAAAGACAGGGATGATGAACCTGTCCTCTATTTTTGTCAGTCATTTCCATGCGGACCATTTTCTGGGAATTCCTGGCCTGATCCAGACCATGTCTTTCATGGGAAGGAAGGAACCCCTTCTGATTTATGGCCCTGAGGGAACCAGGGAATTTACTGAGCTTTTTAAAGCTCTTGGCTATTTCAACCTTAAGTACGAGGTCCAGGGTGTCCAGTTGAAACCCGGCGATGTTGTTGAAAGAGAAAAATATGTGATCCGGGCTTTAAAAACCGAACACAGCATCTCAAGCCTTGGATACGCACTTATAGAAAATCCTCGCCCAGGACGTTTCAACAGGGAAAAGGCAATTGAACTGGGGATTCCTCCGGGTCCTCTTTTCTCAAAATTACAAAAAGGAAAAACGGTAGAAGTTAATGGAAAGCTCATAAAACCAGAAGATGTAATGGGAACCTTAAGGCCAGGGCGGACTATTGTATACAGTGGAGATACCAGACCCTGTGAGCCCATTCTCGAAGCAAGCCGGGATGCAGATGTACTGATACATGATGGAAGTTTTGCAGACGAGATGGCAGATTGGGCTGAAGAGTCAAAACATTCGACAGCAGGGGAAGTGGCAGCCCTCGCAAAGGAGGCAGGAGTCAGGAGGCTGATCCTTACCCATATAAGCTCCCGGTATACCGATGATGCTGAACCTCTCTTGATAGATTCAAAAAAAGTGTTTGAAAACGTAATTATAGCTGAAGATCTGATGGAAATTGAAGTCCCGTACAGGTAG
- a CDS encoding AAA family ATPase → MRPVSQRVNAKKTHENNTEFGRSTSELLILKPEGYPLSGMMDEYPVIENRDVFEFYAREQWNGYVARKGDYLFDRRMFPDFAYRIIDVEPADSIIGSSTSIIVTEEENGLPSSAEIKSSVKFEDVIGQELAKQKCRLIERFLEEPERFGKWAPRNILFFGPSGTGKTMLAKALANKTDVPIIPVKATQLIGEYVGEGARQIHQLYDRAEEMAPCIIFIDELDAIALDRKFQELRGDVSEIVNALLTEMDGIVERDGVCTICSTNRIYSLDSAIRSRFEEEIEFVLPGEEEIVEIFESNVKTFPLQVEDCNFRTLAKKANGLSGRDIVEKVLKNALHQVIIEDREIVTNQDFENALAKLGRKDSPQGPSELYV, encoded by the coding sequence GTGCGACCAGTCTCACAAAGAGTGAACGCGAAAAAGACTCATGAAAATAATACCGAGTTTGGGAGATCTACCTCTGAGCTTCTTATCCTGAAGCCTGAAGGTTATCCGTTAAGCGGCATGATGGATGAGTATCCTGTTATTGAAAATCGGGATGTTTTTGAATTCTATGCCCGGGAACAGTGGAACGGATATGTTGCTCGTAAGGGAGATTATCTCTTTGACCGGCGGATGTTCCCGGATTTTGCTTACCGCATCATAGATGTGGAACCTGCAGACTCCATAATAGGAAGTTCAACCTCAATTATTGTAACTGAAGAGGAAAATGGGCTTCCTTCCTCGGCAGAAATAAAGAGTAGCGTTAAATTTGAAGACGTAATCGGGCAGGAACTTGCAAAGCAAAAGTGCAGGCTGATCGAACGCTTTCTTGAAGAGCCCGAACGCTTTGGGAAATGGGCGCCAAGAAATATTCTCTTCTTCGGGCCTTCTGGTACTGGAAAGACCATGCTTGCAAAGGCTCTTGCAAACAAAACTGATGTTCCCATCATTCCTGTTAAAGCTACACAGCTTATAGGAGAATATGTGGGAGAGGGAGCTCGCCAGATCCATCAGCTCTATGACCGAGCAGAAGAAATGGCTCCCTGTATAATTTTTATTGACGAGCTCGATGCCATAGCCCTGGATCGAAAATTCCAGGAGTTGAGAGGAGATGTAAGCGAAATTGTAAATGCTCTTCTGACCGAAATGGATGGCATAGTGGAACGTGATGGAGTATGTACTATTTGCTCCACCAACAGGATCTATTCTCTGGACTCAGCTATAAGAAGCAGGTTCGAAGAAGAAATTGAGTTCGTCCTTCCTGGAGAAGAAGAAATTGTCGAGATATTCGAATCAAATGTAAAGACTTTTCCTTTGCAGGTAGAGGACTGTAATTTCCGGACACTTGCAAAGAAAGCAAATGGACTTTCGGGCAGAGACATTGTTGAAAAGGTTTTAAAAAATGCTCTTCACCAGGTAATTATAGAAGACCGTGAAATAGTAACAAATCAGGATTTTGAAAATGCGCTTGCAAAACTTGGCAGGAAAGATTCACCTCAGGGGCCTTCTGAGCTTTATGTTTGA